From Bacteroidales bacterium, a single genomic window includes:
- the folD gene encoding bifunctional methylenetetrahydrofolate dehydrogenase/methenyltetrahydrofolate cyclohydrolase FolD — MMLLDGKLIAQEIKTEIANEVRKLLAKTGKTPHLAAVLVGEDPASQTYVASKEKACKEAGFISSVYKYHANITEKELLDVVNFLNNDDEIDGFIVQLPLPKHINQHKVIESIDPRKDVDGFHPVNIGRMLLGLPCFLPATPFGIVKLLERYKIETEGKSCVILGRSNIVGSPLSVLLSRNANPGNCTVTLCHSKTVNLKKICQHADILVAAIGKCEMVTADMVKEGAVVIDVGIHRVADETKKSGFRLKGDVKFDEVAKKCSYITPVPGGVGPMTITGLLMNTLLANKNELYH, encoded by the coding sequence ATGATGTTACTTGACGGAAAACTTATTGCGCAGGAAATTAAAACCGAAATTGCCAATGAAGTACGAAAGTTGTTGGCTAAAACAGGCAAAACTCCGCATCTGGCAGCAGTTTTGGTTGGCGAAGACCCTGCCAGTCAAACTTATGTGGCATCCAAAGAAAAAGCATGCAAGGAAGCCGGTTTTATTTCTTCAGTATATAAGTATCATGCAAATATTACAGAAAAAGAATTGCTGGATGTAGTTAATTTTCTGAACAATGATGACGAAATTGATGGGTTTATTGTACAGTTGCCCTTGCCGAAACATATCAACCAGCATAAAGTAATTGAAAGCATAGACCCACGGAAAGATGTGGATGGCTTTCACCCGGTCAATATTGGCAGGATGTTGCTGGGATTGCCTTGTTTTTTGCCCGCCACACCTTTTGGCATCGTTAAGCTTCTTGAAAGATACAAAATTGAAACGGAAGGGAAGAGTTGTGTGATATTAGGGCGAAGCAATATTGTGGGGTCGCCTCTAAGTGTTTTGCTTTCCCGCAATGCCAATCCGGGAAACTGTACGGTGACTCTTTGCCACAGCAAAACTGTAAATCTTAAAAAAATTTGTCAGCACGCAGATATTTTGGTTGCGGCCATTGGTAAATGCGAAATGGTAACAGCCGACATGGTGAAGGAGGGAGCAGTGGTTATTGATGTTGGCATTCACCGAGTGGCTGACGAAACAAAAAAGTCAGGATTCCGTCTGAAAGGTGATGTAAAATTTGATGAAGTTGCCAAAAAATGTTCTTATATAACTCCTGTACCGGGAGGTGTGGGGCCTATGACGATAACGGGTTTGCTTATGAATACCCTCCTGGCGAACAAAAATGAACTTTACCACTAA
- a CDS encoding 7-carboxy-7-deazaguanine synthase QueE, translating into MNETAKHLSEGRLLPLMEEFYSLQGEGFHTGSPAWFIRLAGCDVACSWCDVKASWDADLYPLVAADDIVSHALQCPAKAVVVTGGEPLQCNLDYLCSLLKKNSIQTFLETSGSEILSGQWNWVCLSPKKNAPPLDIFYLVANELKVVISDCSDFEWAEKCAKKVNKHCRLFLQPEWRRYDGMIKKIADYIMQNPLWRISLQSHKFMRIP; encoded by the coding sequence ATGAATGAAACAGCAAAACATCTTTCGGAAGGCAGGTTGCTTCCATTGATGGAAGAGTTTTACAGCTTGCAGGGAGAAGGATTTCATACAGGCAGCCCTGCATGGTTTATACGCTTGGCCGGTTGTGACGTTGCTTGTTCATGGTGTGATGTGAAAGCTTCGTGGGATGCGGATTTATATCCTTTAGTTGCTGCTGACGATATTGTTAGCCATGCATTGCAATGCCCTGCAAAAGCTGTTGTTGTTACAGGCGGCGAACCACTTCAATGCAATCTTGACTACTTATGTTCTTTACTCAAAAAAAATAGCATTCAAACTTTTCTTGAAACTTCTGGCTCGGAAATATTAAGCGGACAATGGAATTGGGTTTGCCTTTCACCGAAAAAAAACGCCCCACCCCTGGATATATTTTATTTGGTAGCGAACGAGCTTAAGGTTGTTATCTCTGATTGCAGCGATTTTGAGTGGGCAGAAAAATGTGCAAAAAAAGTCAACAAACATTGTCGGCTTTTTCTTCAGCCGGAATGGCGCCGCTACGATGGCATGATAAAAAAAATTGCAGATTATATAATGCAAAATCCTCTTTGGCGCATTTCGCTTCAGTCTCATAAATTCATGCGCATACCGTAA
- a CDS encoding OmpA family protein, which translates to MLKIKTLFLLLCIIFCAAMVSGQINYTTKNSKAIKLFDKAMEYFQQKDYMYCESSLLKAIKEDEYFIEAHMLLGQIYDEQKKYEQAIISYNKVIEIDPDFFSGIYFNVADIQFSLGKYEDARTNLEKYLSYDKLEPRVSQKATFLLKCCEFAIYAIKNPVPFNPVNLGDSVNSTNNEYSPSLTVDEQTLVITVLRPSDQYTIHSFDKEEDFYMSTKLPDGTWTMSRRMGSPLNSHGNEGAQTISPDGKTLYFTICNRSDGMGSCDLYVSERKGNTWTNPQNMGVRVNSSTWDSQPSISPDGKTLYFASARQGGKGSMDIWKTKRDENGVWSSPVNLGDSINTPQSEMSPFIHSDGKTLYFTSTGHPGMGGLDIFYSKMDEKGIWSKPKNIGYPINTYNDEGYLIVNAKGDKAYFSSDKLGGVGGMDIYSFDLYEEARPTAVTYMKGIVYDAKTKKRLQAQFELTDLTTSEDIVQSASDAVTGEFLVSVPTNRNYALSVSKEGYLFYSENFELKGDHSKLKPFIKDIYLQPIETGGVVVLKNIFFDFDKFDLKPESQVELNRLVGLLNQNKSMKIEIGGHTDNKGSAEYNQKLSENRARSVYEFLIAKGIDKTRLSYKGYGLTHPIDTNDTDEGRANNRRTEFKVISK; encoded by the coding sequence ATGTTAAAAATAAAAACCTTATTCTTATTGCTTTGTATCATATTCTGTGCAGCCATGGTTTCAGGGCAAATAAATTATACAACAAAAAATTCAAAAGCCATCAAACTTTTCGACAAGGCAATGGAATATTTTCAACAAAAAGATTATATGTATTGTGAATCCAGTTTGCTGAAGGCCATAAAAGAAGATGAATATTTTATTGAAGCTCACATGTTACTAGGACAGATTTATGATGAACAGAAAAAATATGAACAAGCTATTATCTCATATAATAAGGTAATTGAAATTGATCCGGATTTTTTTTCGGGCATATATTTTAATGTCGCCGACATACAGTTTTCTTTAGGTAAATATGAGGATGCCCGCACAAACCTCGAAAAATACCTTTCTTATGATAAGTTAGAACCCCGCGTTTCCCAAAAAGCAACTTTTTTATTAAAATGTTGTGAGTTTGCTATTTATGCCATCAAAAACCCCGTACCTTTCAACCCTGTGAATCTGGGCGACAGTGTTAACTCAACCAATAATGAATATTCTCCTTCTCTAACTGTTGATGAGCAAACGCTTGTTATTACAGTACTCAGACCCAGTGATCAATACACCATACACTCATTTGATAAAGAAGAAGATTTTTATATGAGCACCAAACTACCTGATGGTACATGGACCATGAGCCGCAGAATGGGCAGTCCGCTTAATTCACATGGCAACGAGGGAGCGCAAACTATCTCTCCAGATGGGAAAACACTTTATTTTACTATTTGTAACCGTTCTGATGGCATGGGAAGCTGTGATTTATATGTTTCCGAAAGGAAGGGAAACACTTGGACGAATCCCCAAAATATGGGAGTGCGTGTAAATTCTTCCACATGGGACTCACAGCCGAGCATTTCACCCGATGGCAAGACACTATATTTTGCCAGTGCACGTCAGGGTGGAAAAGGAAGCATGGATATATGGAAAACAAAACGTGATGAAAATGGCGTATGGTCAAGCCCTGTGAATCTCGGCGACTCCATTAATACTCCACAATCAGAAATGTCGCCATTCATACACTCTGATGGAAAAACACTTTATTTCACTTCTACGGGACATCCTGGGATGGGAGGACTTGATATTTTCTACTCCAAAATGGATGAGAAAGGCATTTGGTCAAAACCGAAAAATATCGGATACCCAATTAACACATATAACGATGAAGGTTATCTCATTGTGAATGCCAAAGGGGATAAAGCCTATTTTTCATCAGATAAACTCGGAGGTGTCGGTGGCATGGATATTTATTCCTTTGACCTTTATGAAGAAGCCCGACCCACTGCAGTTACCTATATGAAAGGCATAGTTTATGACGCCAAAACAAAAAAACGACTGCAGGCACAATTTGAACTTACGGACTTAACTACTTCTGAGGACATAGTACAATCTGCATCCGATGCCGTTACCGGTGAATTTCTGGTGAGCGTGCCCACAAACAGAAACTATGCCCTTAGTGTTTCCAAAGAAGGATATTTGTTCTATTCTGAAAATTTTGAATTAAAAGGAGACCATAGCAAACTGAAACCCTTTATTAAAGATATTTACTTGCAGCCTATTGAAACGGGGGGGGTAGTAGTCCTGAAAAATATCTTCTTTGACTTTGACAAGTTCGACTTGAAACCCGAATCGCAGGTGGAACTTAACCGGCTTGTTGGTTTACTGAATCAAAATAAATCTATGAAAATTGAAATCGGTGGACATACCGACAACAAGGGTTCTGCTGAATATAATCAAAAACTGTCTGAAAACCGCGCCCGTTCAGTTTACGAATTCCTTATTGCCAAAGGCATTGATAAAACGCGCCTTTCATATAAAGGTTATGGGCTTACTCATCCTATTGACACCAACGACACTGACGAAGGACGTGCCAACAACCGCCGTACAGAGTTTAAAGTTATCAGTAAGTGA
- a CDS encoding DoxX family protein, producing MKKNILLSFVPHTAFLILRIGIGIMFMFHGMPKLFAGAQTWEFLGSQMSVIGISFAPVFWGFMAALSESLGGLLLILGLFTRPAALLMLFTMFIAALMHFTNGDGLKGASHAIEMAIVFSTVLIAGSGKLSLDHLFFASRKK from the coding sequence ATGAAAAAAAACATATTATTATCATTTGTACCCCATACAGCTTTTCTTATATTGCGAATAGGAATAGGCATAATGTTTATGTTTCATGGAATGCCCAAACTATTTGCAGGAGCGCAAACCTGGGAGTTTTTAGGTTCACAGATGTCCGTGATTGGAATTTCTTTTGCCCCGGTGTTCTGGGGTTTTATGGCTGCCTTATCGGAGTCGTTAGGAGGGTTATTGCTGATTTTGGGTTTGTTTACAAGGCCTGCAGCTTTATTAATGCTTTTTACCATGTTCATTGCAGCACTGATGCATTTTACCAACGGTGATGGGTTGAAAGGAGCATCACATGCTATAGAAATGGCAATAGTATTTTCAACTGTATTGATTGCAGGTTCAGGGAAGTTAAGTCTTGACCATCTTTTTTTCGCTAGCAGGAAAAAATAA